The genomic interval AAACTGAGAGAGTGCTGGATCGTAAAGCCCCACCGTCGTGATTCCATCCAAATCCCAATCGCCCACTACAGGTAGCCAACCAGACTTTGGGTTGCCATAAAGCACATTGAACGTTTTTCCCGTCGTGTTGCTGTTTCGCAAGGAAAATAGGGTGGTTTGTGGGTTATACCAACCGACGGTTGTCTCGCCATCACCATCCCAATCCCCCGTCACAGGCAGCATTCCCACTTCGCCTAGCACAAACTGAATATCGGCAGTTCCTTCGGTATTCGTGTTGCGCAAATACCATGTGGCAGTGGTTGGATCGACTAACCCTATTGTGATCATCCCATCGCCATCCCAATCGCCCACAATAGGCAGCCAACCAGACTTGGGCGATCCAAAGACCACCGTCAGATCGGCAATGCCTGTGGTGTTGCTGTTGCGCAGAAAAAAGACGGACGTTTCTGGGTCATAAAGACCGGGCGTGTCTACCCCATCGCCATCCCAATCGCCCACAAGGGGCAGCCAGTTGCTCTGTGGGCTGCCAAACGTGACGGTTATATCGGCAACCCCTTCCGAACTTTCGGTGCGAAGGTAGAAATTTGCCTCGGTGGGATTGTACAAACCAATTGTGTCGGGCGTCGTTGTCTGCGCGGATGCCACATGGTGTGATCGATGGTGAGAGAGCGCTACGAAAGTGAGGGCGATTAACACGACTATCAAGCGGCGTGTCTTAGGATATATCATTAATAAACTCCAGTCTAGCGAGGGTATCCACAAAAGGGCGGCGCATAGTGTATCCTAGAGAGTGGGCAGTGATGATGAACGTAGGATGATCGTTTCATGTCCAGCGAAAAGCAGCGGATTGATATCCTTCTGGTGGAGCGCGGGGCGGCGCTCACCCGCGAACTTGCCCGCCGTTACATTATGGCGGGTGAGGTCAGCGTGAATGGGCAGGTGATTGACAAACCCGGCACACGAGTCCCTGCCGATGCGCATATTACCCTTCGGGCTGCGCCACGCTTTGTTAGCCGCGGAGGAGAGAAATTGGCGGCGGCGCTGGACACTTTCAAGATTGCTGTCGAGGGGGCTATCTGCGCCGATGTCGGGGCGAGTACAGGGGGATTCACCGATTGCTTGCTTCAGCGTGGGGCAGCAAAAATCTATGCCCTTGATGTCGGCTATGGGCAGTTGGATTACCGCCTCCGCACGGATGAGCGCATCGTCGTCATGGAGCGCACGAACGCTCGTTATGTAGAGGCGCTTCCCGAACGCCCAACCTTCGTTTGCGTCGATGCCTCGTTCATCTCCCTCCGCTTGCTTCTCCCGGTGATTCGCGGTTGGCTGCCAGCACGGGCGGGGATTGTCACCCTGATCAAACCACAATTTGAGGCGGGGCGTCAGGATGTGGGCAAGAATGGGGTGGTGAAAGATGCGGCGATCCACCGGCGGGTGGTCGCTGAGATTCTGAGTGCGGCGCAAGGGGAAGGGTTTGCCGTGCGCGGGCTGATTCCTAGCCCGCTGATCGGTCCCGCCGGAAATAAAGAATTCCTCGCGTGGTTGGTATGGGGCGAAGGGGAGTCGCTTGATATGGCGGCGGCGATTGCCGAGGCAATCCCTGAAAACACAGGGTGAGCATGGCATTAAGGCAAGTGGTTTTGTCGTGATCTTGCCCGGATGGGCTTGACGCTCCCGCGCCTGTGTGTACAATACGATTATGGGGTGCGCTTTTACGGATTGCCCCAACATATGTCGGCGCATCGCGCAGACGATACGAAACAGAGAGATCGCCCGTTGAGGCGGTCATTTGTTTTTCCCCTCCGATGCCGCCCACGTCGTGGGATGTTTCACCATCCGAAACGGAGAATCACCATGTCCGACCCAATCAATTATCTGACCAAAGAAGGTTATGCCGAACTTGAGGCGCGTCTTGAATACCTGCGCACGGTGCGCCGCGCAGAGGTTGCCGAGCGTCTCCATCTTGCCCTTGACGAAGGCGGTGAACTGGTCGAAAACGCCGAATACGAGGACGCCAAAACAGAGCAAGCTTTCCTCGAAGGGGAGATCATGCGGCTAGAGACAATTCTTAGCCGCGCTGAATTGATTGAGAAAGACACCTCCCCCAAAAAGGGGAAAAAGCCCGAAGTCCGCCTGGGGGATAAAGTGGTCGTTAGCGAAAAAGGGAGTAAAGAGACGGAGACCTTTCACCTTGTGGGCGCGGCAGAGGCAGACCCCCGCAAAGGGCGTATTTCCAACGAAAGCCCCATGGGGCGGGCGCTTTTAGGCAAAAAAGTGGGCGAGAAGATCACTGTCAAAGCTCCGGCTGGCGATATTGTGTACACGATTAAGGGGATTGAGTAGGCACATCCTATGCTTTTTGAACCAAACAAGCTGGAACAAGAACGGCTTGATAAGCTGGAACGGCTGCGGAAGGCTGGCATTGATCCCTTCCCCGGCACAGTCACGCGCACCCACACGATTCAAGCAGCGGTAAAGGCGTTTACCGCTGCCGAACATGCCGCCACACCCGAATCGCTGGCTGCGCCCATTCAAGTGGCGGTATGCGGGCGCTTGAGGTCGATCCGCACGGGGGGCAAGGTTTGCTTTGCCCATATTGAAGATGGCACTGGGCGCGTTCAGCTTTTTATTCGGATTGATTACGTTGGTGAGGACACCTACCAGATGTTCCTCCACGATGTCGATCTGTTTGACTTTTTGAATGTGGAAGGCGTCATGATGCGCACCCGTGCCGGAGAGATCAGCGTTGAGGTGCGCCGTCTGAGCATCATTGTCAAAACGATCAGCCCTTTGCCGGTGGTCAAAACAAGTGAGGTTGATGGGCAAAGCGTCTCGCACGGCGGGTTCACCAATGTCGAAGAACGCTATCGGCAGCGCTACGCCGATCTCGCCGTGAATCCAGAGGTGCGCGAGGTTTTTAAGGTGCGCTCAAAGGTGATCCGCACCATCCGTAATTTTTTGGATGATCAGGGCTTTCTTGAAGTAGAAACGCCCGTCCTTCAGCCCATTTACGGCGGCGCAGCGGCACGCCCCTTCAAGACCCATCACAACCAGTTGAAGCAAGACCTTTTCTTACGCATCAGCTTTGAGCTTTACCTCAAGCGTCTTTTGGTGGGGATGTACGATGCGGTCTACGAAATCGGGCGTGATTTTCGCAATGAGGGAATCAGTTTCAAGCACAACACAGAATTCACCATGCTTGAATGGTATCAAGCATATGTCGATTACACCCATACGATGACCCTTGTCGAGCAGCTTCTTGCCTCGGCTGCCCAAGCTGTGACGGGGACAACCGAAATTACCTATGCGGATCATCTGATTCAATTTGCCCCCCCTTGGCGGCGGTGGGCAATGCGCGACGCGATCCGCGAGATGGCGGGGATCGATTATGTCGATTACCCCGACGCGGAGTCCCTCTCGGCAGCAATGCGGGCAAAGGGCATGACGTTTAAAGAAGGGCTGCCCTGGGGAAAACTGGTGGAGCATCTGCTTAGTGAATTTGTTGAGCCAACCTTGATCCAACCAACGTTCATCTGCGATTACCCCCGCGATATTTCGCCGTTTGCAAAGGGCGTTCCGGGTGACCCGCTCCATGTTCAGCGTTTTGAGTTTTACATCGCAGGCATGGAGTTTGGCAACTGCTTTACCGAGTTGAACGATCCGCTTGATCAGGAGCAGCGTTTCCTTGATATGGCAAAGACCTTCACCAGCGGGGACGATGACGAAACCCTTCTTGATGAAGATTACCTTCGCGCCATGCGGTATGGGATGCCCCCCAACAGCGGGGTTGGGATTGGGATTGATCGGCTCGTCATGCTGCTGACCAATCGGCGAACGATCCGTGAAGTGCTGCTTTATCCCCACCTGCGGGATAAAGAGGAGTAAGTGCAGGGGGTGACGGTAGATGCTGCTGTCGCCCCCCCAACTCTTACACAAGAGAGGGGGTGCTTACCATGCGCCTTTAGCTTTCCCCTTTGAAAATTAGGCGGGCAGTCGCAGCGTAAAGGTAGACCCTTCGCCAAGTGTACTTTCGACGGCAATCACACCGTTGTGCGCCTCTGCGACAAGGCGGCAAAAAGCTAAGCCCAAGCCGCTCCCGCGTCCCTCTTGTGCCGCCCCTGTATTGAATTTATCAAAGATGCGTGCTTGCACATCAGGGGCAATGCCGCGCCCTGTGTCGCGCACAGAAATAGCGACGGCGGATTTGGCGGGATCAGGGGCAGCAGAGATGGTCACCTGACCGCCCGTTGGGGTGAACTTTAGCGCATTGTCGATCAGGTTTTGAAGGACGCGGCTGATCAGGCGGGGATCAAGGTTGAGCGGGGGAAGGGCATCGGGAATACTCTCGACAAGGCGGATGTTTTTCCGCCGAGCGACGGATACTTCCCATGACACCAAGTCGTTGACGATCTGCTTTAGGTGAACAATCTGTTTTTCCAGCGGCATAACCCCTTGCTCAAGGCGCTGCATATCGAGAATGGTATTCACCATATTCGTCATGCGGCGCAGCCCTGTGTTGGCAATATCCACCGCCTCTTTCGTCTCTGGGTCGGTTTCTTCCTCCAGTAGTTCAAGCGCCCCGCCAATTGCCGCTAAGGGGTTGCGCAGGTCATGGACGATCATGTGCATCAGATCGTCGCGCATCCGCTCTAGGTACTTTCGCTCAGAAATATCGCGGAAGGTGATGATTTGCCCCTGAGCAACCTCTTGAAGGGTATAGAAGCGTTTTAAGATGACCTCATAGATACCATTAGGTAAAGGGACTTCTGCTCGCCCAGAGGCGGGTATTTGCTCTATATCAACACTGGGAAAAGCGCTTTTGAAGGCACTTCCAATGGGCGGTTGGGGGTGGTTGAAGATCGTCAGGGCGCGGCGGTTTGCCTCGATCACCCGCCCGTCGTTATCGGTGACGACGACGCCATCGGAGAGGCTTTGAAACAACGATTCGTGGGCAACGGGGGCAAGGTCGAACAAGTGCCGCCGGAAGATCGACCAGGCAAAGATTGCCCCGGTGAGGGTGAGGGCAAAGGGGGTCGGATCGACATTGGGAAGCGGACTTGCGCCGGTAAGGTAAAGGATATTTGCTAACCATGGCAGCGCCGTCCCCACAAAAATAGCGACAATTTGCTGACGATAGAGCGATGAAAAACGCACCACCGATCTGATTAGGGTGACCGATCCCAACAAAAGCATGAGGTAGTTATAGAAAGCGGAGACCCAAAACCATCCGCCATGTCGATAGACAGCATCAGGCAGCCCGGCGGCAGTAGTTTCTAGGGTTACCTCCCGCCAGATTAAGCCATGCAGATCGTTGCTGAAGGCGAAGGTCAGGGTCAGGGCGGGGATCACCCACAAAAGCGCCCGCACCCGCTGCGTGAGGATCGCCCCGTGTCCGGTATATTCAAGGCAGAACAAGAACCACAGGGGGGTGATGCTCAGAATCCCAATGTATTCAATCTTAGAAAAAGTGAGCTTTTCGCCTAAGGTTGGAGCAACGTTCTCGAAAGGGACGAAAAACGACCACAATGCCCCGGCAAAAAGCGCCAAAGCAAAGGGGCGTGCGCCGGGCGTTTCGCCTCGCCGCCAGACAACAGTACCAATCAAGGCACTGAATAGAGAGGTCAAAAACAGAAGGGCGCTAACTGGCGTGAAGGTATAGATCATTGGGTGGCTCTCCATTTATGTGACACCGTGAAACACCTGTGCGGGTTGAGTCACGACAATGAAAGACCTGTAAAAATGCTACAAAACTGACGCCATTTCCGATACCTTAAGAGCAAAAATGCACCTACGATTTCCAAACCATGATACCATAAGGCGAGGACGGACAGGTGGGAAAGGAATTGAATTCTATGGCGAATAAGATTCAGGCAGATTACGACAGTCTGGGGAAAATTGCCCAAGTGTTTCAACAAGAGGCAGATCAGACCCAGCAAATGAACGCCCAAATTCAACGCATCATCGACAGTTTAGAAGGTGGTGGTTGGGTGGGTGAGGGCGCGGAAGCCTTTTTCCGTGAATTTCATGATTTGGTTATGCCAAAGCTGAAAAAACTGATGGAAGTCCTTCGGGATGCATCCTCGGCGACGAAGAAAATTGCCGACGCCTTTAAAGGGGCGGAAGATGAAGCCGGAGGGGTGGTCAGCAACCAAAGTGGCGGTGGCGGCGGCGCTGGCGCTGGCGGTAACGCCGGACGGCAGGGTGGCTCTGGAAGCGACTTTGCTGGCGGCGGACCCGGCGCTGGTGGCGGCGGTTCGTTCGGGGATATGGCAAACAGCGTCCTCCGCAGTTTGGGGATGGGCGGGAGCGGCGGTGGCGCACCGAGTTTCAACGATATTGCCAACGCAATTCTCAAGGGGACGGGCGGTGCCAACGCCAACTTCAACTCGATTGCCGATAGCATTGTGAACAGCCTCAAGGGTGGCAATTTCGACAGCTTCAATGGTATGGCGGATAACATCATCAATTCGCTGCGCGGCTCAGCCGGTGGGAGCTTCAACGACATTGCCAACGGGATCATCGGCTCCCTGCGTGAGTCCACCGGAGCAGGGGCGGGACCCTTCAACCAACTGGCAGACCAAATCATTGGGCAGTTGAACGGTGGTGGCTCTAGTGGTGGCGGTTCATCCGGTGGTGGTGGTCCCAGTGGCGGCGGCTCATCCGGTGGTGGTGGTCCCAGCGGTGGCGGCTCGTCAGGTGGCGGTGGTGGACCCAGTGGGGGTGGCTCGTCCGGCGGCGGCGGTTCGTCCGGTAGCGGTTTCAGCGGCTTGACCGGCAAAGGCGGCGAAGGTCAGACTGGCGCCGCCGCCGAAGTCTTGAATCGCCTTGATCAGATGGGCAAAATCCGCGATGCGATCCGCGATGGCGTTGCCAAACTGACGGGAATGAACCCGGCACAACTTGGCGCTGGCTTGGGCGGTCTGCTGGCGGGCAACCTCGGCAGTATGCTCGGCGGTGCGATTGGGCAGATGGTTGGCACAGTGGGCGCCGCTTTTGATACCGTTGGGGGTATCTCCGGCGCTGCTGGTGAAATTGCCGATAATGCCGGGAAGTTGGGCTTGTAACAGCCCCCTCAGACATCCATAATCTCATTGGTACTGCGTACCAGAGAGGATTCGTCCTCTCTGGTATTTTTTTGCCGTTGTCTTGCCCTTTACGGGTAGAGCAAGTTACCCTCTGCGGATGCTTTCACCCCTTCTTTATGCTGTCGTTGGTTTAGCCCTTTCTGCCGGACTCCTGTGGTATTTGCTGATCACCACCGAAGGTGTGTATTTGGGACGGCGCGTCGTCATTTGGCTGTATGATCGCTATGCCAAGCGTTATGACCGGATCAAAGGTTTTGATCCCGAATGGGAATCGAAACGCCTCGGTGAGCCACTTTGCGAGGTTTTAGAGGATATTTTTGAGCCGCTCATTTTGGATGTGGGTACGGGGTCGGGGCGGCTGCCCCTTGCGCTGCTGCGAGAGAGCCATTTCAGCGGGCTAGTTGTTGGCGTTGATTTAAGCTGGAACATGCTCAAAGCCGCCACAGAGCGCCTTACCGCTGAAGGCAATCCCCCCTCTGTTCAATTGATTTACGCCCCGGCGGAGCGCCTGCCTTTTCCTGATGATCTCTTTGATGCGGTCAGTTGTTTGGAAGTATTGGAATTCCTCACCGATCAGCACGCCGTGATCGCTGAATTGGTGCGCGTACTGCGTCCGGGAGGCGTTTTGTTAGTGACGAATCGGAAAGGGCGCAGCGCCCGCCTGCTGCCGGGCAAAACACAATCGGCGGCTGCCCTTGCCGCGAGGCTGAACCAACAGGGGATGGTTGGTGTGGAGGTCAAAATTTGGCAAGTTCTTTACGATCAGGTGTGGTCGTTCAAGGGCGATGTGTGAGTAGCGGCTATCCCTCAAAATTCACAAAAAATTCCGATAACGCGCTCCCATTGATCGCTTTTTAAGGCATAATGAAAACTGTCCGCATTAGAACAGCGAACAACCATAAAGGAAGCATCATGGATACCACACCTGCTGAGTCCCTTCCTGTCCGTTCAAGAATCTATAACACCCTAAAAAAGGTGTTGTACAAAGAATTTATTGAGATGGGTAAAATTCCCACACGGTTCATCCTCGTTTCAGGGGTAAAAGCCCCCCAGCCCGTAAAGAAATCAGGCGAAAAATCCTGAGCGTTCGTGCAAAAGATACCTTCGCCTTTAACCGACTATGGTGAGAGAGGGCAATGTTTACAGGTTGCCCAACAAAGCATTGGGTAGGCATAAAAGCGCTCCCCCAAAGGGATGGAACGAACGTTATAATGATAACATTCGTTTCTAAACGTTCAGCAGGACGTATTGCCCATGCCCCGTCGTAATGCTTTGATTGTGCTTGCTGCATTGCTCCTTGCCGCGTGTGGACCCGTCGATCCAAACGTGACACCAGTGGTCGTCTTTCCGACCCGTATTTCGGGAACCGCCCTGCCTACATTTGATAGCGGTGGTGGCGGGGCGGTGATTGCCTCACCAACATCGTTGATCCCACCGACAGCCGGGGGTGTTGCCACCTCTGACACGGTGGGGTGGGCAGCCATCAATGCCACACGCCCCGGCGCTTATTGGCGTACCTTTGCCTACCGAAACAGCACGGGGGCAACCGTCAATGTCCTTGCCGCCCGCTTCGACGCCAACACCTTTACGATGCGTGTTCACTACTTTCCCGGACAAGCGCTGACCATCCAACAATGGAAACAACTCCTTCCTAACGCCGTTGCCATCATCAACACCACATTTTTTACCCCGCAAAACCTCTCGCTTGGCTTGATCATCAGCGATGGGCGGGTCTTGGCGGGCTATACACAGCGCTCTGACTCCGGCTTGTTTCAGGTGAAAACAGGGCTGCCGAAAGTGCGTTCGCTGTGGCTTGAACCAATTGTCAGCGGGGAACAGATTGAGCAGGCGGTACAGACGTATCCGATCCTCATGGCACGTGGACAAGTGGCACCCATCAACTCCGATGTGGCGACGGTGGTGGCTGCCCGTTCGGTCATTGCCCAAGATTCCCTCGGACGGGTGTACCTCATCATCACGGGGGGGTCGGGAACGCTCCTCTCGGATTTGGGGAATTGGCTGGGACGCACCTCTGGGTTTGGCTTGCAATATGCCCTCAATCTGGATGGCGGTGGGAGTACGAATCTTTACCTTTCAACGGGGGGAACGTTGGATTACATTACCGGCGCACGGGGTATTCCGGCGGTGGTTGCCGTCTACCCTCGCTGAGGGAAACCCTATGATGGACAAAACCACCGCCATTCCCACCGCCATTTTGACCCCTACGGGGGTTATCCCCACGCCTTATACCGCCCACTCGCTTGCCGATGCCATTATCTATGAACCGGATGGCGTGTACACCGTTGGGCGAACCTATCAGCGCACCCAAACGGTGTTGTTTGACGATCACTTAGCCCGTCTGAGCGAATCCGCCGCGCTGGAAGGAATCACTGTCGCCTTAGATCGGGCGGCGATTCGGGCTGCCTTGTTGGGATTGATCGAACGCGGCGGGTTCAGCGAATCCCGATTTCGGCTGACCGTCCCCCGCGCCATGCCCGATCATCTCTACCTGAGTGTTGAGCCGCTTTTGCCCGTCTCCCCAGAGGTGATAGCGATGGGGGTGCGCGTCACCACAACAGCCATTCAGCGACACAACCCTCGTGCCAAACACACCGGATGGATGAAGGCACGCCGCGAGGCGCTCTCTAGCAGCGGGGATAGCAGCGGGGATAGCAGCGGGGAGGCGCTCCCCCCTTATGAAATGATCCTGACCAGCGCGGATGGTTTTCTTTTGGAAGGGGCAACCAGTAATTTCTATGCCGTTGCGATGGGTGTTTTGCATACCGCCGGGGAGGGTGTTCTTCCGGGGATGGCACAGAAGATTGTCTATCAGGTTGCGCCGGGAATTATCCCTCTGGAAAAGACGCCCGTCCGCGCCGATCAACTCTGGGCAATTGAGGAGGCTTTTCTGACCAGCGCCTCGCGGGGGGTGATCCCGATCACGCAGATCAACAGCCAGATTATTGGCACGGGGCAGCCCGGTGCCGTGACCCTAGCCCTCCGGTCAGCTTATGAGGCGTGGGTTCTTGCCCACCTTGATCCCTTATGAGTGCGGTTGAGCCGCTTAAGGTGTAAATATACAGTATATGCTTTTAAAGGTTGATTCGATCACAGCCAATTACGGGGCAATCGAGGCGCTGCACGGCATTTCCCTGACCGTAGATCGCGGGGAGGTGGTAACCCTGATTGGGGCGAACGGCGCAGGGAAAAGCACAACGCTAAACGCCCTCAGCGGGATCGTGAAACCCCGCCGAGGGCGAATCACCTTTGATGGACAGGATATTACCGGATGGCGTCCTGACCAGATTGCCGCAGAAGGACTTGTCCAAGTCCCTGAAGGGCGACAGGTGATCGCCCCCATGAGCGTTGCCGAAAACCTCCTTCTGGGGGCATACCGTCGGCGGGATTCGCGTGCGGTGCGGGACGATCTAGAGGGGGTGTTCGAGCGGTTTCCACGCTTGAAGGAACGCCGAACCCAAAAGGCGGGGTCGCTCTCCGGCGGTGAACAGCAGATGTTGGCGGTGGGGCGGGCGCTCATGATGCGCCCCAAACTGCTCATGTTGGATGAGCCAAGCATGGGCTTAGCGCCCCTTCTGGTCAATGAGATTTTTCGGATTATCGCCGCCATCAAAGCCAGCGGGACACCCATTCTGCTGGTGGAACAAAACGCCCGTAAAGCGCTTGCCCTTGCGGATCGCGGCTATGTTCTAGAACGGGGGATGATCGCCCACAGCGGAGGTGCTGCCGAACTCCAGCGCGATCCCCGTATTATCGAGGCATACCTCGGATGATCGCCAACCTCCTATGGCGGGAATGGCTGCGGCGGCGCGGCTATCGCTTGTTCCCTCTGGTGGTTCTGCTCGTCGCCGCTGTCGTGCGGTTTTACCATCTTGACGCGCAGTCGTTATGGAATGATGAGGGAAACACGCTTCGCCTGATTCAGCGCTCGCTCCCCAATCTGATCGCGGCGGCAAACCGCGACATTCACCCGCCGGGGTACTATCTTCTCTTGAAGGGGTGGAGCGCCTTCACTGGAGAGACGGAGTTTGCGCTGCGGGCGTTCTCGGTATTCGCTGGCATCCTAAGCGTCGCGGCGATGATCGCCCTTGGGCATCGTCTTCATGCGCCGGGGGTGGGCGTTCTCGCTGGTTTGATCGTCGCTCTGAACGGGTTTGGCGTCTATTACAGCCAAGAGACGCGAATGTATGCGCTCTTACAAGGAGTGGCAGCGCTTGCGCTCTGGCTGTTTGTTGTGTGGGTGGGGCGCGGCGGACGCTTTGATCGCTGGCTAGTTGGCTTTGCTATCCTCAATGCGGCGGGACTTTACACCCATTACAGCTACCCTTTCGTCATGCTGGCAGAAGGAATGTTGTTCGTCCTGTGGTGGGTGGGGTGGATCAGCGGCAGGGGAAACAGGAAGGACGCACGGTCTGTATCCGCGTTTACTCCACTGATGATGTTTATTGGGGCAAATGTGCTGACGCTTGCTCTTTTTGCCCCACAAGCACCCGCCGCCATTCAACAAATCACGGGTTGGAATCAGGTAGGGCGGAGCGTCGATACCGGCGGAGGGCTTGGCATGGCGCTCCAATGGCTGACGCTTGGCAGCACCTACCCACCCCGTGAGACGCCCTCGGTGTATGGGTGGGTCGTCGTCTTTGCCCTTGCCGGAGCGCTGCCCGACTGGCTGCGTCGCCCGCATTTGCCCCACTGGTGGCGACGTCTGTTTCCGATAATGACCCTTATCGTGATCCTGAGTGTTTTTTTTGCGTTAGGGCTTTTTCGAGAGGCAAATCTGAAGTTTCTGCTGCCAGCACAGCTTGCCTTCGCGCTGCTCATCGGGCGGGGAATTTGGCTCTTGTGGGAGATCGGTTCGCCCTCACCAGCGCTCCCTTTAGAGATGATCCCACGCCTGATGGCGGGGTTCGGGCTGTTGGCTCTTGCCAATGCCTATGGCGTGGGCTTGACGAACCTGTATACGAATCCCGCCTATGCCCGTGATGATTATCGCCGTATGGCAGCGCTAATCGCGGCGGAAGGTCGCCCCGGCGATGCGGTGATTCTCGATGCGCCGAATCAAACGGAAGTGTTCACCTACTACTATCGGGGCGACCTCCCGCTCTACCCTCTCCCTGTGGGGTTAGGGGGGGACGACGCGGCGACAGAACGTGAGGTTCGGGCGGTGATTGCCGCCCATCAGCGCTTGTTTGTCCTCTATTGGGGCGAGGGGGAGCGTGATCCGAACCGCGTGGTTGAAAAAATGCTTGGGTCGCTAACCTTTGAGATCGATTCGGCATGGTACGGGGATGTCCGCTTTGTGCGCTATGCCGCGCTGCCGACGATCCTTGAACAAGCGCCTGTCGATGCTCGCTTTGGCGAGTCGATCCGGCTGCTTCGGGCGGGGGTGAGTGAACGCACCGTGCGGGGAGGAAGTGTCCTCGGCGTGGGGTTAACCTGGACTACCGATAGTCCTCTCACGAAACGCTATCGGGTGACGGTACAACTCTTGCGCCCCGACGGCACCATTTTGGCGCAGCGGGACGGCGAACCGGGCAACAACATGGCGCTGACGACGCTTTGGCAAGCGGGTGTGGAGGTTGCCGACTCACACGGGCTGATTATCCCGCCGGGGACCCCACCCAACGAGTATAGGCTGATCGTCGCCGTCTATGATTTAGAGCCACCCTATGCCCGTCTACCTGCTGTCGGAGGGGGAGATATGGTCACTCTTGGGATAATAGAGGTGCAGGGGGAGTAACTCTATCAGGGCGATGGTTCGATTGTCGCCCCCTCAGCCATATCCAGGGAATGGCGATCACGCAGGGTCACCCCCCGGCTGTCTCCAACGTCAGATTATCAATCAGTCGCGTCCGTCCGATGCGCACCGCCAGGGAGAGTAAGATTGGGCGCTCCGTCGGCGTACTGAGTTCGCTCAGCGTTTCGGCGTCAGCGGCGCTTAGGTACACCACCTCCGCCCTCGGCTCGGTAGCTAAGACCGCACCCATCACAGTGCGGAGGGCATCCGGGTGGCGCTCCCCTTCCTCGTAACGGCGACGGGCGGCGCTCAACGCCTGATAAAGCACAGGCGCGGCGGCGCGTTCGGTGGGTGCTAGGTAAACATTCCGCGAACTTTTTGCCAAGCCATCCGGCTCACGCACCGTTGGCACGATGATAATCGTGACGGGCATGGCGAGATCGCTCACCATCCGCCGGATCACGGCGACCTGCTGGGCGTCTTTTTGCCCAAAATAGGCGCGGCTTGGCCGGACAAGGTTAAACAGTTTCGCCACAACGGTTGCCACCCCCCGGAAATGCCCCGGACGGCTTGCCCCTTCCAACCCCTGCGAAACGCCCATCACCTCCACATAGGTTTGAAAGCCTGTGGGGTACATCACCTCTACCGAGGGGGCAAAGACGAAGCCAACCCCCGCCTTCTCTAAGAGGGCGAGATCGTTTTCCAGATTGCGCGGATAGGCGGCGAAATCTTCGTTTTTGCCAAATTGGGTGGGGTTCACGAAGATCGACACCCCCGCCTGATCATTTTCCCCCACCGCCCGCCGCACAAGGTCTAGATGCCCCTCGTGCAGAAAGCCCATTGTTGGTACAAAGCCAAGCGTCCCCATAAGGGCGGTGCGCATGGCGTGCAGTTCCTCAATGGTTGTGATTACCCGCATGGCTCACCCCACTTACCCCAACGGCATGGGGACATAACGCCCATAGGCGGCGGGCAGCGCCACACCCTGCATCCGCAGGGTGGCGATGCGCTGGAAATAGGCGGCGCCGGTCATCAGATGGTAGGCAACGTCAACCGCATGGCGGTTTTCGGGTGATTCAAGGTAGGAGCCGCGCACCCAATCATTGAAAGCACCCATCGCCGCCCCAC from Anaerolineales bacterium carries:
- a CDS encoding pantoate--beta-alanine ligase, which codes for MRVITTIEELHAMRTALMGTLGFVPTMGFLHEGHLDLVRRAVGENDQAGVSIFVNPTQFGKNEDFAAYPRNLENDLALLEKAGVGFVFAPSVEVMYPTGFQTYVEVMGVSQGLEGASRPGHFRGVATVVAKLFNLVRPSRAYFGQKDAQQVAVIRRMVSDLAMPVTIIIVPTVREPDGLAKSSRNVYLAPTERAAAPVLYQALSAARRRYEEGERHPDALRTVMGAVLATEPRAEVVYLSAADAETLSELSTPTERPILLSLAVRIGRTRLIDNLTLETAGG